AAAACCGTTCTTCTCGTGACCGACGCCGGTATGCCGTCGGTCAGCGATCCCGGATACCGCCTTGTTGCTGCCTGCGTGGCCGAAAACTTGAAGGTCACGTGTCTGCCGGGTCCCTCCGCAGTTACCACGGCTCTCGCGCTGTCAGGACTGCCTGTCGAGCGCTTCTGCTTCGACGGTTTCCCGCCGCGCAAGGGTGGACAACGCAAGACCTGGTTCGCGGGACTGCTCGCCGAACAGCGCGCGTGTGTGTTCTTCGAGGCGCCGCATCGCCTGGCTGATTGCCTGGCCGACGCCGTCGAGGTGCTCGGTCCCGATCGGCGCGCCGCTGTTTGCCGCGAGTTGACCAAGACCTATGAAGAAGTGAAGCGCGGAACGCTCGGCGAACTCGCCGCGTGGGCTGCCGAAGGTGTGCGCGGCGAAATCACTGTAGTGCTCGAAGGCGCTGTCCTGGTGGCCTCCGATCCGGCCGATCTGGTCGAGGAAGTGGAACGCCTGGTCGAGGGCGGAGCACGTCTGAAAGACGCGTGCGCCCTCGTCGCCACCCCCGGTGTATCGAAGCGCGAACTGTACGAAACGGTGCTGGCTGCGCGTAAGGACTAGCTACCGGCGCACTGCAGGTGCTCCGGGCCGGAGGTTGGCGTCGTCGGCAGCTGCTTGGCCGGCATGCCACCCTTCGGCGTCGACCGACCGTCCGCGAGCTTTGCGGGTTCGGGGGAACAACCGATCGAATTCGGTGTCGACCGCTGCCGAGGTGGTCGCGAGAATCGGCAGGAGATCGGCGACGTCCATCGATGCCGCGTCGGCGGCTTCGGCGGTTGCTTTGGTACCGGCGTCGCGAAGACGTTGACCGATCCGGTTGGCGAACCCGGTGAGGAAGCCCTTGCGGAACGACGTGGTTCGGGAGCCGCCGCGATTGCTGGTGTCGGCGAATTGCATTGCGCGCGTTGCCTGCACGAGTAGCGACGTGAAGAGCATGTCGACCTGTTGGAGATCGACGGGTGTGCCGATGACGGTGGCGATGGACACCTCGCTGAACCACACAGCGCGTACCCGGTTGGAATCACCGATTGCAGTGAGGAGATGGACCTTCTCCTTCACGTACGGGTTGTCGAGGTGGATTCGACGCCCGTTCACAGCGGTATCGGTGATGCCGGTGCGATTGTGCAGAAGTGCGGCGTCGATGGCGTATCGCGTCATCAACTCCTGTGCCTTTTCGGTGAAGGATTCGGCTTCTTCCGCAAAATTGGTGGCCTCGGCCTTGGCGAGGAGTCCACGAATCCGCTTGAGCACCTTGGCGTCTACTTCGGCTCCCGTGCCCGCGTAGCTGGTGTCTGTTCGCTGCGGCGGCCACGTGGACGGCGGCGCGAGCAGTAGATTCCACGGCGCGAGCCGCGTCCAGTGCAGTGATACCTCGGCGATCTGGGAGACGAGGAAATAGGGATCTTCGAACAGGAGTCCGGCAGCGAGGGATCGAAAAACGTCCTCGTCCAGAGTGATTCGCGAAGCGATGCGATCGGCATTGGGGAACTGTTCACGAATGGACGCGAGCTGCCCGACCCATTCGAGGGGAGCGCGGTCGGCGGCCCTGGTTCGGGCGCCGTCGAGCAGGACGGCGGTGGCAACAAGATCGGCGTTCGAGGGATCTTTGCTGCGACGGGCCAGGTGAACAAGATCGGCAGGCTGCCACCCGCGTTCGTAGACGCCGGCAAGCTCGGCGATCAGGGCCTCGGCAGCTGCGACGGATTGAGGACTGACTTCGTGAGAGGACACGTGGGTTCCGTTCCATGGCAGCGTCTGCGAGGAGGCAGCAGATCGAAAGTATGTTCTATCGGGTGTCATGGACGCAGTGTGCACGTGGGGTCCGACACAACTGGCTCAGACCAGATGCGGCGGACCCCACTTAAAGCGTCACACGGTAAAGATCACTCGTCGACGAAACGAGGGAAAACAGGTGCCGGAGCAGGCAGCTTCCGGTTCGCGTCGATGCGAACGGCGATGTCGGTGAACTGACGGTTCTCTTCGCTCTGGCCGAGCAGATCGAGGATCCGCGACGCTGCGTCCGGCATGACCGGCTGAACGAGAATGCCGACGATACGGACCACTTCGATCGTCACGTAGAGGACCGTCGCCATCCGTGCCGGATCGGTCTTGCGCAGAACCCACGGTTCCTGCTTGGAGAAGTACCGGTTGGTCTCGCCGAGTACGCCCCAGATGGCTTCCAGCGCGAGGTGCAGAGCCTGGACATCGAACTCGCTGCGGCACTTGGCAAGCAAGGCGTCCGCCGACGCCAGCATCGCCAGGTCGTCCTCGGTGAACTCGCCGGGGGTGGGGACCTGGGCGTCGCAGTTCTTCGCGACCATCGTCAGTGAACGCTGCGCGAGGTTGCCCAGTTCGTTCGACAGGTCTGCGTTCATACGCGTCACGATTGCTTCGTGGCTGTAGCTGCCGTCCTGGCCGTACGAGATCTCGCGGAGCAGGAAGAAGCGGACCGCGTCGAGGCCGTACTGATCGACCATCGCGATCGGATCGACCACGTTGCCGACCGACTTCGACATCTTCTCGCCCTTGTTGTACAAGAAGCCGTGGACGAAGACCCGCTCCGGCAGCTCGATACCGGCCGACATGAGGAACGCCGGCCAGTACACGGTGTGGAACCGCGTGATGTCCTTGCCGATGATGTGCAGGCTCGCGGGCCAGAACTTCTTGAACTCCTCCGAGTCCACGTTCGGGTATCCGACGCCGGTCAGGTAGTTGGTGAGAGCGTCGACCCAGACGTACATGACGTGGTCGGGGTCGCCGGGAACCTCGACGCCCCAGTCGAACGTGGTGCGCGAGATCGACAGATCCTTGAGGCCGCCCTTGACGAAACTGACAATCTCGTTGCGGCGAGTCGTGGGGGCGATGAACTCGGGATGCTCCTCGTACAGCGCGAGCAAACGGTCCTCGTACGCCGAGAGCCGGAACGTGTAGTTGGACTCCTCGGTCCACTCCACCGGCGTGCCGGTCTCGGTGGACTGACGCGTGCCGTCCTCGAGAAGCGTGGTCTCGGCCTCGGTGTAGAAGGCCTCGTCGCGAACCGAGTACCACCCCGAATACGTGTCGAGGTAGATGTCGCCCGATGCCGCCATCTTCTCCCAGATCGCCTTGCTGGCGACCTGGTGATCTGCGTCGGTGGTGCGGATGAACCGGTCGTACGAGATGTTCAGGACCTTGTCGAGGTTCTGGAACACGTCGGAGTTCCGGGCGGCCAGGTCGCGGACGTCGATGCCCTCTTTGATGGCCGTCTGCTGCATCTTCAGACCGTGCTCGTCGGTGCCGGTCATGAAGAACACTTCATGTCCGTCCAACCGCTTGAAGCGGGCGAGCGCGTCCGAGGAGATGTATTCGTACGCGTGGCCGATGTGCGGAGCGCCGTTGGGATACGCGATCGCTGTCGTGATGTAGAACGGCGATCGTTCCGCGCCTTCCGGGGCGGCGGAGTCCGGGCGCGTGGTCTGGGAGGGTGAGGCAGGCACAGTCATGGTGCGCTTACTCTATCGGGCGTGAGCAAAGACCGTCCCGCCCCCGATGCCCCTGAGCCCTTGTCGCCTCTGATCGACGCCCATACGCACCTCGACGCGTGTGGTGCACATGACGCTGCGACCGTGGCCGAGATAGTCGATCGAGCCGAGGCCGTCGGCGTCGGACGGGTCGTCACGGTGGCCGACGACCTCGACGCCGCACGCTTTGCCGTCGACGCTGCGAACTGGGATTCGAGGGTCTACGCAGCCGTCGCAATCCATCCGACCAGGGCAAACGTCCTTGATGCCGATACCCGAGCCGAGATCGAGCGGTTGGCGTCGGATCCGCGAGTTGTCGCAGTGGGGGAGACAGGGCTTGATCTCTACTGGCCCGGCAAGCTCGAGGGCTGCGCCACCATCGAGGAGCAGGTCGACGGTTTCCGGTGGCACATCGACTTGGCGAAGCGACTGGGTAAGACGCTGATGATTCACAACCGCGAAGCCGACCAGGACTTGCTGCGGGTGCTGAATGAGGAAGGCGCACCCGAGACTGTCGTGTTCCACTGCTTCTCCTCGGATTCGGAGATGGCGCGGGCGTGCATCGACGCGGGTTACGTCCTGAGTTTTTCGGGAACCGTCAGCTTCAAGAACGCAAAAGCATTGCGTGAGGCCGCACTGCTCGTGCCGTCGGATCAGCTGATCGTCGAAACGGATGCACCGTTCCTCACTCCGCACCCGTTCCGGGGTGCGCCCAACGAGTCGTACTGCCTGCCGTACACGGTCCGGGCACTAGCTGACATCCGCGGCGAGGATCCCCAGACGCTCGCGGCAGCGTCCACCGCGACAGCGGAGCGGGTCTACAAGCTCTGACCGCTATTCTGAGCTGACAGGTAACTCCGCGCCCGGGACCGTCGTGTCCCGGTCCGTCTACTGCGCGGAGTATTCAGATGAACGACTACATCTATCCCGACGACGTGGTCACAATCCGCATCGAAACGTGGGAATTCGAGTGCTGTGCACCGCTGCCGGTGGTCGGCGAAGAGTCTTCGTGGGCTTTGCACCCGGCACGTGAGTCGCTGTGGTTCGATGCGTCGGTCCATGGAGGAATCTATCCCGACGGCGTGGATCCCACCTCCGGGATCGTTCTCTCGATTCGACTCGAGCGCGGGGAATTTCTCGAACAGGAGCCTGGGCACTGGGTGTTGGTGCCGGGGAGCATCGATCACGTTCGCGTCGAGAAGGTCCCGCGACACTTCCGTGGGATGTCGTCGTTAGTTACGGGTCGTCGCGGCTGGATGGAGACGGCGGTCGTTGTCGAGTTGGCCGTCGACTCGTAAGACTCCAGTGCCTAAGTGCACACAACTGCGCGCCCGGGAGCTCATCCAGCCCTCTGGAGCCGACTTGTGTGCAGAAATACCCGGCGGGCAGCCCCTCGAGGCAACCCGCCGGGCAGAAGGTTAGAGCACCTTCCCCAGGAAATCCTGGGTGCGCTTCTGCTGCGGGTTGCCGAACAACGCTTCCGGCTTCCCCTCTTCGACGATGTAACCGTCGGCCATGAAGATGACGCGATCGGATACCTCGCGCGCGAATCCCATTTCGTGGGTCACGACCACCATCGTCATGCCCTGTTTTGCGAGGTCACGCAGTACTTGCAGAACCTCGCCCACCATTTCGGGGTCGAGGGCGCTGGTGGCTTCGTCGAACAGCATGATGTCCGGGCTCATGGCGAGTGCGCGGGCGATGGCAACGCGCTGCTTCTGGCCGCCGGACAGACTTGCGGGCTTGGCGTCGGCCTTCTCGGCTAGACCAACCTGACCCAGCAGTTTCACCGCGATCGCGCGTGCCTGTTCCTTGGTGGAACGACCCGTCTGGACTGGGGCGAGCATCACGTTTTCGATGACGGTCATGTGCGGGAACAGATTGAAGTGCTGGAACACCA
The nucleotide sequence above comes from Rhodococcus sp. KBS0724. Encoded proteins:
- the rsmI gene encoding 16S rRNA (cytidine(1402)-2'-O)-methyltransferase encodes the protein MTGRLVLAATPMGDVGDASPRLRDALATADVVAAEDTRRTKSLASALNVTITGKVVSFYDQVEIARLPALVADVADGKTVLLVTDAGMPSVSDPGYRLVAACVAENLKVTCLPGPSAVTTALALSGLPVERFCFDGFPPRKGGQRKTWFAGLLAEQRACVFFEAPHRLADCLADAVEVLGPDRRAAVCRELTKTYEEVKRGTLGELAAWAAEGVRGEITVVLEGAVLVASDPADLVEEVERLVEGGARLKDACALVATPGVSKRELYETVLAARKD
- a CDS encoding amino acid ABC transporter ATP-binding protein is translated as MSKPDTEIKIEVKGLKKSFGDNEVLKGLDVDIKNGEVVCVIGPSGSGKSTFLRCLNRLEDITAGNVRVDQFDLTDKNVDIDKVRQHIGMVFQHFNLFPHMTVIENVMLAPVQTGRSTKEQARAIAVKLLGQVGLAEKADAKPASLSGGQKQRVAIARALAMSPDIMLFDEATSALDPEMVGEVLQVLRDLAKQGMTMVVVTHEMGFAREVSDRVIFMADGYIVEEGKPEALFGNPQQKRTQDFLGKVL
- a CDS encoding DUF6578 domain-containing protein, with translation MNDYIYPDDVVTIRIETWEFECCAPLPVVGEESSWALHPARESLWFDASVHGGIYPDGVDPTSGIVLSIRLERGEFLEQEPGHWVLVPGSIDHVRVEKVPRHFRGMSSLVTGRRGWMETAVVVELAVDS
- a CDS encoding TatD family hydrolase, whose product is MSKDRPAPDAPEPLSPLIDAHTHLDACGAHDAATVAEIVDRAEAVGVGRVVTVADDLDAARFAVDAANWDSRVYAAVAIHPTRANVLDADTRAEIERLASDPRVVAVGETGLDLYWPGKLEGCATIEEQVDGFRWHIDLAKRLGKTLMIHNREADQDLLRVLNEEGAPETVVFHCFSSDSEMARACIDAGYVLSFSGTVSFKNAKALREAALLVPSDQLIVETDAPFLTPHPFRGAPNESYCLPYTVRALADIRGEDPQTLAAASTATAERVYKL
- the metG gene encoding methionine--tRNA ligase; amino-acid sequence: MTVPASPSQTTRPDSAAPEGAERSPFYITTAIAYPNGAPHIGHAYEYISSDALARFKRLDGHEVFFMTGTDEHGLKMQQTAIKEGIDVRDLAARNSDVFQNLDKVLNISYDRFIRTTDADHQVASKAIWEKMAASGDIYLDTYSGWYSVRDEAFYTEAETTLLEDGTRQSTETGTPVEWTEESNYTFRLSAYEDRLLALYEEHPEFIAPTTRRNEIVSFVKGGLKDLSISRTTFDWGVEVPGDPDHVMYVWVDALTNYLTGVGYPNVDSEEFKKFWPASLHIIGKDITRFHTVYWPAFLMSAGIELPERVFVHGFLYNKGEKMSKSVGNVVDPIAMVDQYGLDAVRFFLLREISYGQDGSYSHEAIVTRMNADLSNELGNLAQRSLTMVAKNCDAQVPTPGEFTEDDLAMLASADALLAKCRSEFDVQALHLALEAIWGVLGETNRYFSKQEPWVLRKTDPARMATVLYVTIEVVRIVGILVQPVMPDAASRILDLLGQSEENRQFTDIAVRIDANRKLPAPAPVFPRFVDE
- a CDS encoding DUF2786 domain-containing protein, with the protein product MSSHEVSPQSVAAAEALIAELAGVYERGWQPADLVHLARRSKDPSNADLVATAVLLDGARTRAADRAPLEWVGQLASIREQFPNADRIASRITLDEDVFRSLAAGLLFEDPYFLVSQIAEVSLHWTRLAPWNLLLAPPSTWPPQRTDTSYAGTGAEVDAKVLKRIRGLLAKAEATNFAEEAESFTEKAQELMTRYAIDAALLHNRTGITDTAVNGRRIHLDNPYVKEKVHLLTAIGDSNRVRAVWFSEVSIATVIGTPVDLQQVDMLFTSLLVQATRAMQFADTSNRGGSRTTSFRKGFLTGFANRIGQRLRDAGTKATAEAADAASMDVADLLPILATTSAAVDTEFDRLFPRTRKARGRSVDAEGWHAGQAAADDANLRPGAPAVRR